A portion of the Stigmatella aurantiaca DW4/3-1 genome contains these proteins:
- a CDS encoding response regulator: MSFPIDDLPIATGHTPVREQRDDDLKLEQVRGAVLVVEDDPSSRELLVEMLSQWGYEPLPVGSAEEAEFAVRNKRMDAAVVDVFLPGRSGALLMSRLRERFPQAVLIGVSAMSDASMARKCKGLGADLFIGKPVLPEKLAQALQSKHHSWH; this comes from the coding sequence ATGTCCTTTCCTATCGATGATCTTCCCATTGCGACCGGTCACACGCCCGTGCGTGAGCAGCGTGACGACGACCTGAAGCTGGAACAGGTCCGGGGCGCGGTGCTGGTGGTCGAGGATGATCCGTCCAGCCGTGAGTTGCTCGTCGAGATGCTCTCCCAATGGGGGTATGAGCCCCTGCCGGTGGGCAGCGCCGAGGAGGCGGAGTTCGCCGTGCGCAACAAGCGCATGGACGCCGCCGTCGTGGACGTCTTCCTGCCGGGCCGCAGCGGCGCCCTGCTGATGTCCCGCCTGCGCGAGCGCTTCCCGCAGGCCGTCCTCATTGGCGTGAGCGCGATGAGCGACGCGTCCATGGCCCGCAAGTGCAAGGGCCTGGGGGCGGACCTCTTCATTGGCAAGCCCGTGCTCCCGGAGAAGCTGGCCCAGGCGCTCCAGTCGAAGCACCACAGCTGGCACTAA
- a CDS encoding YqgE/AlgH family protein — translation MKTLAPGLLLAMPQLGDPNFHRSVVLMLEHGEKGSMGLVINRGAPLTLGELARGQSMKIASDRTQQPVFVGGPVESHRGFILHDEETVSEKHVVLPGLFLSVTLDALGLLLENPSPRVRFCLGYAGWGPGQLEREMAAGSWLFAEAVVHSVLEGEPSRLWGETLRGMGVDPAMLMVGKGLN, via the coding sequence GTGAAGACGCTCGCTCCCGGCCTCCTGCTGGCGATGCCCCAGCTGGGGGATCCCAACTTCCATCGCTCGGTGGTGCTGATGCTCGAGCATGGAGAGAAAGGCTCCATGGGGCTGGTCATCAACCGGGGCGCGCCGTTGACGCTCGGTGAGCTGGCCCGGGGGCAATCGATGAAGATTGCCTCCGATCGCACCCAGCAGCCCGTCTTCGTCGGGGGGCCGGTGGAGTCCCACCGGGGCTTCATCCTCCACGACGAGGAGACGGTCTCGGAGAAGCACGTCGTCCTGCCGGGGCTGTTCTTGAGCGTCACGCTGGATGCCCTGGGGCTGCTCTTGGAGAACCCCAGCCCGCGCGTGCGCTTCTGCCTGGGGTATGCTGGGTGGGGCCCTGGGCAGTTGGAGCGGGAGATGGCGGCCGGCTCCTGGCTGTTCGCCGAGGCGGTGGTCCACTCCGTGCTGGAAGGAGAACCCTCCCGGCTCTGGGGCGAGACGCTGCGGGGCATGGGCGTAGACCCCGCCATGCTGATGGTGGGAAAGGGTTTGAACTGA
- a CDS encoding BolA family protein yields MLNEETLRRYILEALPGSEVVVRDTTGTGDHFEAHVVSPAFAGKTMVQQHKLVYAPLQPWLASGELHALALKTYSPEQWQKLGPR; encoded by the coding sequence ATGCTGAACGAAGAGACCCTCCGTCGCTACATCCTCGAGGCCTTGCCAGGCTCCGAGGTGGTGGTCCGTGACACCACGGGGACGGGTGACCATTTCGAGGCGCATGTGGTGAGCCCGGCATTCGCGGGAAAGACCATGGTGCAGCAGCACAAGCTCGTGTACGCGCCGCTTCAGCCCTGGTTGGCGTCGGGCGAACTGCACGCGCTGGCGCTAAAAACGTATTCGCCCGAGCAATGGCAGAAGCTCGGGCCTCGCTGA
- the grxD gene encoding Grx4 family monothiol glutaredoxin, producing the protein MTPELKAQIEEHIRSHKIVLFMKGNALFPQCGFSARALQLLQPLGQVHTVDVLADPAIRQGIKDYSNWPTIPQVYINGEFVGGSDILAEMAERGELANLVAGTSSGAAQ; encoded by the coding sequence ATGACTCCAGAACTCAAGGCCCAGATCGAGGAGCATATCCGCTCCCACAAGATCGTCCTGTTCATGAAGGGCAATGCCCTGTTCCCCCAGTGCGGCTTCTCCGCCCGGGCGCTGCAGTTGCTCCAACCGCTCGGCCAGGTGCATACGGTGGATGTGCTGGCCGATCCCGCGATTCGACAGGGGATCAAGGATTACTCGAACTGGCCCACCATCCCCCAGGTCTACATCAATGGGGAGTTCGTCGGCGGCTCGGACATCCTGGCGGAGATGGCCGAGCGGGGCGAGCTGGCGAACCTCGTGGCGGGCACCTCGTCCGGGGCGGCGCAGTAA